In the genome of Arthrobacter alpinus, the window CGCCGTGCTCGCTGTCATTGGCCTGGCAGCCGCATTCCGCGAGTTGCGCGCATGAGCCAACAGCCAGCCCAGCACCCACGGCATGAACTCAGTGAAGTTCTGCACCAGCCAGTCCGGTTCTCCATTGCCGCAGCCCTGGCCAAGACCGAGACCATGGATTTCAAGGACCTGCGCAACACCATCCAGGTCAGCGATTCAGTGCTCAGCAAGCAACTCACGATCCTCGACAAGGCTGGCTTCGTGGAAATCAAGAAAGCCTTTGTGGGCAAATTCCCCCGCACCTCGCTCAAGCTAACGCCGGCCGGTCACGAAGCGTGGGAGCACCACATGGCCACCCTTCGCCTCATTGCCGGCGCCTAGCTGGGGATCAGGCCGTGACCCACGCGCCACGCTCGGGACTGTTTTTGTAGGAACCCAACAAAGGATCGCCGTCACACACGCATAAACGCCATGATGTGTGAGGAAAATCCACATATTCACGCTAGGCTCTCCAAAGAATAGAAGGAGTCTCGTGTGGGAATTTCACGCTCTGCAGCCGCAAATACAGCTGGCGCAACATCGCTGACCAAAGTCCTGATCGCCAATCGCGGTGAAATCGCAGTCCGCATCATCCGGGCGGCTCGCGACGAAGGTATCGCTTCCGTAGCCGTCTACGCGGAACCGGACAGGGACGCGCTCCATGTCCGCATGGCAGATGAAGCCTTCGCCCTCGGTGGCGCGACTGCCGCCGACTCCTACCTCGTCATGGAGAAGATCCTCGACGCCGCCAAGGCATCAGGCGCCGACTCCGTTCACCCCGGTTACGGATTCCTGGCCGAGAACGCCGAGTTTGCCCAGAAGGTTATTGACGCAGGCCTAATCTGGATCGGCCCCTCCCCCGCGGCCATCGCCGCACTGGGCGACAAGGTCCAGGCCCGCCACATTGCCGAAAAGGTTGGCGCGCCCCTGGTTCCCGGTACCAAGAACCCGGTTGAGTCGACGCAGGAAGTCCTGGACTTCGCCGACGAATTCGGCCTTCCACTGGCCATCAAGGCCGCCTACGGTGGCGGTGGCCGCGGCATCAAGGTTGTTCGCAGCCGCGAGGAAATCCCAGAACTGTACGAATCCGCAGTTCGTGAAGCCGTTGCAGCCTTTGGCCGCGGCGAGTGCTTCGTTGAACGCTTCCTGGACGCTCCTCGCCACGTGGAAACCCAGTGCTTGGCAGATGCCGCGGGCAACGTCGTCGTCGTGTCAACAAGGGACTGCTCACTGCAGCGTCGCAACCAGAAGCTGGTTGAGGAAGCCCCCGCACCGTTCCTGTCCGAGGACCAGAACAAGCGCCTTTATGAAGCTTCGAAGGCCATCATGAAGGAAGCCAAATATGTTGGCGCAGGCACCTGCGAATTCCTCGTGGGCACCGACGGCACCATCTCCTTCCTCGAGGTCAACACGCGCCTGCAGGTTGAGCACACCATCTCCGAAGAGGTCACGGGCATCGACTTGGTCCGCGAGCAATTCCGCATCGCACGCGGCGAAGAGCTCGGCTACGGCGACCCCGAAATCCGCGGCCACTCCTTCGAGTTCCGCATCAACGGCGAAGATCCGGGCCGCGGCTTCATGCCGGCACCGGGCACCGTCACCACGCTGACCCTGCCCACCGGCCCCGGC includes:
- a CDS encoding winged helix-turn-helix domain-containing protein, translating into MSQQPAQHPRHELSEVLHQPVRFSIAAALAKTETMDFKDLRNTIQVSDSVLSKQLTILDKAGFVEIKKAFVGKFPRTSLKLTPAGHEAWEHHMATLRLIAGA
- a CDS encoding acetyl/propionyl/methylcrotonyl-CoA carboxylase subunit alpha; the protein is MGISRSAAANTAGATSLTKVLIANRGEIAVRIIRAARDEGIASVAVYAEPDRDALHVRMADEAFALGGATAADSYLVMEKILDAAKASGADSVHPGYGFLAENAEFAQKVIDAGLIWIGPSPAAIAALGDKVQARHIAEKVGAPLVPGTKNPVESTQEVLDFADEFGLPLAIKAAYGGGGRGIKVVRSREEIPELYESAVREAVAAFGRGECFVERFLDAPRHVETQCLADAAGNVVVVSTRDCSLQRRNQKLVEEAPAPFLSEDQNKRLYEASKAIMKEAKYVGAGTCEFLVGTDGTISFLEVNTRLQVEHTISEEVTGIDLVREQFRIARGEELGYGDPEIRGHSFEFRINGEDPGRGFMPAPGTVTTLTLPTGPGVRVDSGITAGEVIGGNFDSMLAKLIVTGATREQALQRSSRALEEMQIGGLPTVLPFHRAVVVDPAFAPANGEAFTTHTRWIETEFNNTIPAFDLAGAAAATDDAGTRQSVTVEVGGKRLEVTLPSSFAVSTGSTNGAKKAKKAGRTRNAGPVAANGNALTSPMQGTIVKVAVADGDVVAEGDLIVVLEAMKMEQPLTAHRAGTVTGLSAAAGDTVSAGAVLATIED